The following proteins are encoded in a genomic region of Sulfurimonas sp. HSL3-7:
- a CDS encoding iron-sulfur cluster assembly scaffold protein → MENIEVPEGMNPEVLKHLMDPQNYGKLDDANGIGVAHDEKTGEFVIFYIKTDNDAINDVRFATNGCQDTVVVGSMFTEIIKGKSIEDGKKAIALLEQKIGIVTPQQRICAEMVFNAFIASLINLENLKRGEKEEMHVINSEESCEIEAKDENE, encoded by the coding sequence ATGGAAAATATTGAAGTACCGGAAGGAATGAACCCCGAAGTATTAAAACATCTGATGGATCCTCAGAATTACGGTAAGCTGGACGATGCAAACGGCATCGGTGTGGCTCATGATGAGAAGACCGGTGAGTTCGTCATTTTCTACATCAAGACCGACAATGACGCCATCAACGATGTCCGATTTGCGACCAACGGCTGCCAGGACACCGTTGTCGTGGGTTCAATGTTTACCGAGATCATCAAAGGCAAAAGTATCGAAGACGGGAAAAAAGCGATCGCACTGCTTGAGCAGAAGATCGGCATTGTGACGCCGCAGCAGCGCATCTGTGCCGAAATGGTCTTTAACGCATTTATCGCCTCGCTCATTAATTTGGAAAACCTCAAACGTGGCGAAAAAGAAGAGATGCATGTCATCAACAGCGAAGAGAGCTGCGAGATTGAAGCAAAGGATGAGAATGAATAA
- a CDS encoding methyltransferase domain-containing protein, whose translation MLEDKSRWNEKYTTMPMPDKVAKIVEKYLPLATVGRALDIAAGTGRNTHYLAEKGFVVDAVDYSDYALSKIKNMATINKIDTDLDTYRLDYNTYDLIVNCNYLDRRHFPQIKEALKEGGLLLFETFIVAHGEAYHQPSNLDFVLRKNELLHTFIGLDIIYYEEKDDINLSGEKVKIASLVARKR comes from the coding sequence ATGCTAGAAGACAAATCCAGATGGAATGAGAAGTACACGACAATGCCTATGCCGGACAAAGTAGCGAAGATCGTTGAAAAATACCTCCCTTTAGCAACGGTAGGCCGGGCCTTGGATATTGCAGCCGGTACAGGACGCAATACCCATTATCTTGCAGAAAAAGGGTTTGTGGTCGATGCCGTTGACTATTCGGACTATGCCCTCTCTAAAATAAAAAACATGGCAACGATCAACAAGATCGACACTGATCTCGATACCTATAGACTTGACTATAACACCTATGACCTTATCGTCAATTGCAATTATCTTGACCGACGTCATTTTCCGCAGATCAAGGAGGCGCTGAAAGAGGGCGGTCTGCTCCTCTTCGAGACCTTTATAGTGGCCCACGGCGAAGCGTATCATCAGCCGTCGAACCTGGACTTTGTACTGCGCAAAAATGAGCTGCTGCACACCTTTATCGGTCTTGATATTATCTATTATGAAGAAAAAGATGATATCAATCTCAGCGGCGAGAAAGTGAAGATCGCTTCTCTCGTGGCCAGAAAAAGATAG
- a CDS encoding iron-binding protein, with amino-acid sequence MNKLYQVKHELWLDILFASFAVENREIKERLYDFSMIAFRHMKWLGESLLEKGDDYNYDRSKTLHKRESNFEIFQYLIREIKAAQEVYEPGVLTARIITDENYLIQYLASLLENSENDARVTAFDMHRTMPSKNLDAVQTDALTIFLFEESYKEYELILVYAYMQARTGELLHFNVFQDLIDESHFHLKSFGNMMAQMGILALPRELHEMTYKVTDIEKFVINGIQEEENAKEECRALAEAVNDTELSQFFDFINYQENYHIELMKKLL; translated from the coding sequence ATGAATAAGCTCTACCAGGTAAAACACGAACTGTGGCTCGATATATTGTTTGCCTCATTTGCTGTCGAAAACAGGGAGATCAAAGAGCGCCTCTATGACTTTTCGATGATCGCCTTTCGTCATATGAAATGGCTGGGGGAGTCTCTTCTTGAAAAGGGTGACGATTACAACTATGACCGTTCAAAGACACTGCACAAGAGAGAAAGCAACTTTGAGATCTTTCAATACCTTATCCGGGAGATCAAAGCGGCCCAGGAAGTTTATGAACCCGGCGTCCTGACGGCAAGGATCATCACCGATGAGAACTATCTCATCCAGTACCTTGCCTCTCTGCTCGAAAACAGTGAAAATGATGCCAGAGTCACCGCTTTCGACATGCACCGCACAATGCCTAGTAAGAACCTTGACGCCGTGCAGACCGATGCACTGACCATCTTCCTGTTCGAAGAGTCCTACAAAGAGTATGAACTTATTCTGGTCTATGCCTATATGCAGGCACGTACCGGCGAACTGCTCCATTTCAATGTTTTCCAGGATCTGATTGATGAATCGCATTTCCACCTCAAATCATTCGGGAATATGATGGCGCAGATGGGCATCCTGGCCCTGCCCCGCGAACTGCATGAGATGACCTACAAGGTCACCGACATAGAGAAGTTTGTGATTAACGGTATCCAGGAGGAGGAGAACGCGAAAGAGGAGTGCCGTGCCTTGGCCGAAGCCGTCAATGACACGGAACTTTCACAGTTTTTTGACTTCATCAATTATCAGGAAAACTACCATATTGAGTTGATGAAGAAGCTGCTGTAA
- a CDS encoding NifB/NifX family molybdenum-iron cluster-binding protein — translation MIAIPLDRREATTISQEYIKAPFFALLDTDTGYYKVIDNTKKSSLVVELISDHGADATVCHTFDDSVCTICEQHGMSVFELPKGSVTIDDVYMEARQHTELFT, via the coding sequence ATGATTGCAATTCCACTCGACCGCAGAGAAGCGACAACGATTTCTCAAGAGTACATCAAAGCGCCGTTTTTTGCATTGCTCGATACAGATACGGGTTATTACAAGGTCATTGACAACACAAAGAAAAGCAGTCTGGTCGTCGAACTGATCAGCGATCACGGTGCTGATGCAACAGTCTGCCATACGTTTGATGATTCTGTCTGTACAATCTGCGAGCAGCATGGCATGTCAGTTTTTGAACTACCAAAGGGTTCAGTCACTATTGATGATGTCTATATGGAAGCACGTCAACACACCGAACTTTTTACCTGA
- a CDS encoding class I SAM-dependent methyltransferase produces the protein MKRNDLELYARVEHLLGIEESTQFLHDSYAQTLEAYGVKSVLDIGCGRGGLMEQLAFDNIEAKGIDLSEVMVAEAKAKGLNAECIDVADEKGQYDAAVAVFDVLNFMNTEELETFLDNVAKVLKPKGLFIADINTKYGFSAVAEGTMNAEDEHGFLSVDAVFDEDELRTIFTYFEKGEGECYTKEQQMITQYFHPLSFFRRKRALKLIKHEKISLYDRDDKALLIFSNES, from the coding sequence ATGAAACGAAATGATCTCGAACTGTACGCCCGTGTAGAGCATCTCCTCGGCATCGAAGAGTCCACCCAGTTTCTGCACGACTCCTACGCGCAGACACTTGAGGCCTACGGCGTAAAATCGGTCCTCGACATCGGCTGCGGCCGGGGCGGTTTGATGGAACAGCTCGCTTTTGACAATATCGAGGCGAAGGGGATCGACCTGAGCGAAGTGATGGTCGCAGAGGCGAAAGCCAAGGGGCTGAATGCGGAATGCATCGATGTCGCCGATGAAAAAGGGCAGTACGATGCGGCTGTCGCCGTCTTTGATGTCCTGAACTTTATGAACACCGAAGAACTCGAGACCTTTTTGGACAATGTCGCCAAGGTACTGAAGCCAAAAGGGCTGTTTATCGCCGACATCAACACAAAATACGGTTTCAGTGCGGTTGCCGAGGGTACGATGAACGCCGAAGACGAACATGGCTTTCTGAGTGTCGATGCCGTATTTGACGAAGATGAACTGCGTACGATCTTCACCTATTTTGAAAAGGGCGAGGGTGAATGCTACACCAAAGAGCAGCAGATGATTACCCAGTACTTTCATCCGCTCTCGTTTTTCCGGCGCAAACGGGCCCTGAAGCTCATTAAGCATGAGAAAATATCGCTTTACGACAGAGATGATAAGGCACTTTTGATCTTCTCGAACGAGTCGTAA